Proteins encoded together in one Rhipicephalus sanguineus isolate Rsan-2018 chromosome 9, BIME_Rsan_1.4, whole genome shotgun sequence window:
- the LOC119405009 gene encoding protein AATF isoform X1: protein MLLLNSLNNLLNIALGSRSQYSRSSEVAEMDNFSAVDVASEIEKGKAVHSQLQILDTALEIRVHLQKLVVLANQLPKHNKYALFRAAALQKDENNGNLIGHAKSSVEMVMRQLLALREELIDSHPEIRSLLSSAGCEGKSSEGELDSECEEIPTKRRRTDVCVGSAAEFWKKFEPYRNATIQKWHERTKLLSGKVGRSFASLEESPVKQIEHILMDEERLLRRTQTKRSSYKILGAEDATNDEQEEKPGIGELDDEIFDDDDFYHHLLREVIERKTVNIDNPIALSRQWLEIEKLRKKAKRRVDTRATKGRKIRYDVIPKLTNFMAPLDRSTYPEEARTELFRSLFGQKKYAR from the exons ATGTTGCTGCTGAACAGTCTAAACAATTTGCTGAACATAGCGCTTGGCTCTCGGTCACAATACTCGCGAAG CTCAGAAGTGGCAGAGATGGACAATTTCTCAGCTGTAGACGTTGCGTCTGAAATCGAGAAGGGAAAGGCAGTCCATTCCCAATTAC AAATCCTGGACACTGCCCTAGAGATAAGGGTCCACTTGCAGAAGCTGGTTGTGCTGGCCAACCAGCTTCCAAAGCACAATAAGTACGCCCTCTTCCGGGCGGCTGCTCTCCAGAAAGATGAGAATAACGGCAACCTCATTGGTCATG CCAAAAGCAGCGTTGAGATGGTGATGCGCCAGCTCCTCGCACTTCGGGAGGAGCTGATTGATTCACATCCTGAGATTCGAAGCCTCTTGTCCAGTGCTGGTTGTGAGGGAAAAAGTTCCGAAGGTGAACTCGACTCCGA ATGTGAAGAAATTCCCACAAAGCGGCGCAGAACGGACGTGTGCGTAGGATCAGCTGCGGAATTCTGGAAGAAATTTGAGCCTTACAG GAACGCCACCATCCAGAAGTGGCACGAAAGGACGAAACTGCTATCGGGAAAAGTTGGCCGCAGTTTCGCTTCACTTGAAGAGTCCCCTGTAAAGCAAATTGAGCAC ATTCTCATGGACGAAGAACGGCTGCTTCGCAGGACACAAACCAAACGGTCATCGTACAAAATCCTTGGTGCTGAAGACGCAACAAATGATGAG CAGGAGGAGAAGCCTGGCATTGGAGAACTGGACGATGAGATTTTTGACGACGACGACTTCTATCATCATCTTCTTCGGGAAGTCATTGAGAGGAAAACCGTCAACATTGACAACCCCATCGCCCTCAGCAG GCAGTGGCTGGAGATAGAAAAGCTCCGGAAGAAGGCAAAGCGAAGAGTGGACACACGGGCCACCAAGGGTCGCAAGATTCG GTATGATGTCATTCCAAAGCTTACCAACTTCATGGCACCACTAGACAGATCTACATACCCTGAAGAGGCCAG
- the LOC119405009 gene encoding protein AATF isoform X2, giving the protein MDNFSAVDVASEIEKGKAVHSQLQILDTALEIRVHLQKLVVLANQLPKHNKYALFRAAALQKDENNGNLIGHAKSSVEMVMRQLLALREELIDSHPEIRSLLSSAGCEGKSSEGELDSECEEIPTKRRRTDVCVGSAAEFWKKFEPYRNATIQKWHERTKLLSGKVGRSFASLEESPVKQIEHILMDEERLLRRTQTKRSSYKILGAEDATNDEQEEKPGIGELDDEIFDDDDFYHHLLREVIERKTVNIDNPIALSRQWLEIEKLRKKAKRRVDTRATKGRKIRYDVIPKLTNFMAPLDRSTYPEEARTELFRSLFGQKKYAR; this is encoded by the exons ATGGACAATTTCTCAGCTGTAGACGTTGCGTCTGAAATCGAGAAGGGAAAGGCAGTCCATTCCCAATTAC AAATCCTGGACACTGCCCTAGAGATAAGGGTCCACTTGCAGAAGCTGGTTGTGCTGGCCAACCAGCTTCCAAAGCACAATAAGTACGCCCTCTTCCGGGCGGCTGCTCTCCAGAAAGATGAGAATAACGGCAACCTCATTGGTCATG CCAAAAGCAGCGTTGAGATGGTGATGCGCCAGCTCCTCGCACTTCGGGAGGAGCTGATTGATTCACATCCTGAGATTCGAAGCCTCTTGTCCAGTGCTGGTTGTGAGGGAAAAAGTTCCGAAGGTGAACTCGACTCCGA ATGTGAAGAAATTCCCACAAAGCGGCGCAGAACGGACGTGTGCGTAGGATCAGCTGCGGAATTCTGGAAGAAATTTGAGCCTTACAG GAACGCCACCATCCAGAAGTGGCACGAAAGGACGAAACTGCTATCGGGAAAAGTTGGCCGCAGTTTCGCTTCACTTGAAGAGTCCCCTGTAAAGCAAATTGAGCAC ATTCTCATGGACGAAGAACGGCTGCTTCGCAGGACACAAACCAAACGGTCATCGTACAAAATCCTTGGTGCTGAAGACGCAACAAATGATGAG CAGGAGGAGAAGCCTGGCATTGGAGAACTGGACGATGAGATTTTTGACGACGACGACTTCTATCATCATCTTCTTCGGGAAGTCATTGAGAGGAAAACCGTCAACATTGACAACCCCATCGCCCTCAGCAG GCAGTGGCTGGAGATAGAAAAGCTCCGGAAGAAGGCAAAGCGAAGAGTGGACACACGGGCCACCAAGGGTCGCAAGATTCG GTATGATGTCATTCCAAAGCTTACCAACTTCATGGCACCACTAGACAGATCTACATACCCTGAAGAGGCCAG